A single genomic interval of Daucus carota subsp. sativus chromosome 1, DH1 v3.0, whole genome shotgun sequence harbors:
- the LOC108204976 gene encoding uncharacterized protein LOC108204976 isoform X1, protein MYDRADKGKQPMHPNQSLWMSHWSAVQEQNQISTLVHDNGMNQLHVQKGKEVTSYMSRSSEKRTEVQAIDFGILHGNQAMSSRKERDYRLDSLDSSTVNLSQNRHHTLNTEQVPPLLSLAPPGTETSYMESHIQQKTILQCPSDLVKSQMVLSSSLAFPESLAENLSGTASHVSSRLYDLGEGRLENRSNSKTPSFVCSVEENGNHVRSILPSKRKLSDTNIRTVAKHEKCSNHCAAGFVSDDLCMKNNHPPSFCEERYKRMHNCSGINLFPTYSHDANTMMIYTSAEDLGKCPPRFQEIRTFLVTENTDSYLRKENQRFRDPGLLALQENVPIKCYSFPQLFGPGKQGVQLQQLSSSDSEGKYNLHDVNATEVLSKNKSSAEADTIFGKKINKRHLSGVEHSSTKKDGKANTDRQCHDHATSTTGEEVQPRKRPIPEIPDMNLELPAEPDEASVVDNAEASTSRTRSLDIDYEPDTSSRWIKRLKISDSSSHSIGTKSLSLDEATSDKNQNQFVSNGLRGEKANSNPVPLSAGKELMVLTQKTNPPRTGSSCLNDNFDGTDGTKQLHSWIQRWQKNPATAHEKQPEPVVVCDPQSSKVSLEELQRKPFASIAAMALLGKGWSGLKCQYRNVGPLTLWDSKDM, encoded by the exons ATGTATGATCGTGCCGATAAAGGTAAGCAGCCAATGCATCCTAATCAATCTCTGTGGATGTCCCATTGGTCGGCAGTTCAGGAGCAGAATCAAATTTCTACTTTGGTTCACGACAACGGTATGAACCAGTTGCATGTGCAGAAGGGAAAGGAGGTCACATCTTACATGTCTAGATCTTCTGAAAAACGTACAGAGGTACAAGCCATAGATTTTGGAATATTGCATGGTAACCAGGCAATGAGttcaagaaaagagagagattATAGACTGGACTCactagactcttcaacagtcaATCTTTCTCAAAATAGGCACCATACTTTGAACACTGAACAAGTACCCCCGCTTCTTTCATTAGCTCCTCCAGGAACTGAAACTTCATATATGGAATCACATATTCAGCAAAAAACTATTTTACAATGTCCTAGTGACCTGGTGAAGTCTCAAATGGTTTTGAGTAGCAGCTTAGCTTTCCCTGAGTCTTTGGCGGAGAACTTGAGTGGCACTGCGTCTCATGTTTCATCCCGATTATATGATCTAGGAGAAGGAAGACTTGAAAATAGAAGCAATTCTAAAACACCGTCCTTCGTTTGTAGTGTCGAAGAAAATGGTAACCATGTTAGATCCATACTGCCGTCAAAAAGAAAGTTATCAGATACTAACATCAGGACAGTTGCAAAACATGAGAAGTGCAGTAATCATTGTGCTGCTGGATTTGTGTCTG ATGATCTCTGTATGAAAAATAATCATCCACCATCCTTTTGTGAAGAACGGTACAAGAGAATGCATAATTGTTCTGGTATCAATTTGTTTCCAACCTATTCTCATGATGCAAATACTATGATGATATATACTTCTGCTGAGGATTTAGGCAAATGCCCTCCCAGATTTCAGGAAATTCGTACATTTCTTGTCACGGAAAATACTGATTCATATTTGCGGAAGGAAAATCAAAGATTTAGGGATCCAGGACTTCTTGCTCTGCAGGAAAATGTGCCCATCAAATGTTACAGCTTTCCCCAGCTTTTTGGTCCTGGTAAGCAGGGAGTACAGCTCCAGCAGCTGTCCTCATCAGATAGTGAAGGGAAATATAATCTTCATGATGTCAATGCTACTGAAGTTCTTTCAAAGAATAAATCATCAGCTGAAGCTGACACAATATTTGGGAAAAAGATTAACAAGAGACATCTTTCAG GTGTAGAGCATTCCTCCACAAAAAAG GATGGCAAGGCAAACACAGATAGACAGTGTCATGATCATGCCACTTCAACAACTGGAGAAGAAGTTCAACCTCGCAAACGTCCTATACCTGAAATACCGGATATGAACTTAGAGCTACCTGCCGAGCCAGATGAAGCAAGTGTAGTGGACAATGCTGAAGCAAGCACATCAAGAACTCGAAGTTTGGACATAGATTATGAGCCAGATACAAGTAGCAGATGGATTAAGCGTCTTAAGATAAGTGATTCATCTAGCCATTCTATTGGTACAAAGAGCTTGAGCTTGGACGAAGCCACATCTGATAAAAATCAAAACCAATTTGTTAGCAATGGTCTGAGAGGTGAAAAAGCCAACTCAAATCCGGTGCCTTTATCTGCTGGTAAAGAACTAATGGTTCTAACTCAGAAAACAAATCCACCAAGAACCGGCAGTTCCTGTTTAAATGATAATTTTGATGGAACAGACGGCACAAAACAGTTGCATTCTTGGATTCAGAGGTGGCAAAAAAATCCAGCTACAGCTCATGAGAAGCAGCCTGAGCCAGTTGTAGTATGTGACCCACAGAGTTCCAAGGTAAGTCTAGAGGAGTTACAGAGGAAGCCGTTTGCGAGCATAGCTGCAATGGCCCTTTTGGGGAAGGGATGGAGTGGCCTAAAATGCCAGTATCGAAATGTTGGTCCACTTACATTATGGGATTCCAAGGATATGTAA
- the LOC108205800 gene encoding small ribosomal subunit protein eS25, whose product MAPKKEKAPPPSSKPAKSGGGKQKKKKWSKGKQKEKVNNMVLFDKATYDKLLSEAPKFKLITPSILSDRLRINGSLARRAIRDLMARGSIRMVSVHSSQQIYTRATNT is encoded by the exons ATG GCCCCCAAGAAGGAAAAGGCTCCTCCTCCCTCCTCCAAGCCTGCCAAATCTGGCGGTGGAAAGCAAAAGAAGAAG AAGTGGAGCAAGGGAAAGCAAAAGGAGAAGGTGAACAACATGGTTTTGTTTGACAAGGCCACGTATGACAAGCTCCTTTCCGAAGCTCCTAAGTTCAAGCTCATCACTCCTTCCATCCTCTCTGATCGTTTGAGG ATCAATGGATCTCTTGCTAGGAGGGCAATCAGAGATTTGATGGCCAGAGGTTCCATCAGGATGGTATCAGTCCATTCAAGCCAGCAAATTTACACCAGAGCTACAAACACCTAA
- the LOC108197505 gene encoding uncharacterized protein At4g15970-like — protein sequence MKLNLRGHRRLGVCRSHYYFLLARNIRVIMMSSQDSSILSTGLLRRVLIGAVFFFGVSASCYVLFRAADSVGFRFPDALDPTSRFSYGFADNNMTNPHRAINRLARVLKAAASPNKTVIITTLNEAWAAPNSVLDLFLHSFKSGDGTRKLLNHLVIIALDQKAFFRCLDLHSHCFALGTEGMDLSKEAYFMTPDYLKMMWKRIDFLRYVLELGYNFIFTDADIMWFRDPFPHLYMDADFQIACDHYSGDSVDVDRNKPNGGFSFVRSNTRTIEFYKYWYSAQETYPGLHDQDVLNRIKYDSFITDIGLKIRFLNTNYFGGFCEPSKDLNQVCTMHANCCFGLESKLHDLRILLQDWRRFMSLPPMLKRSSILSWRVPQNCSLVSLRHLNTSKKDPDEG from the exons ATGAAACTAAATCTCCGAGGCCATAGGCGCCTAGGTGTGTGCAGATCACACTATTATTTCTTACTTGCCAGGAACATAAGAGTAATAATGATGTCATCACAGGACAGCTCCATTTTGTCCACCGGTCTCTTGAGGCGTGTCCTGATAGGGGCAGTGTTCTTTTTCGGTGTCTCGGCATCCTGTTATGTTTTGTTTCGAGCTGCAGACTCTGTCGGTTTTCGCTTTCCTGATGCGCTTGATCCTACTTCTCGGTTTAGTTATGGTTTTGCAGACAACAATATGACCAATCCTCATCG TGCGATAAATAGGCTTGCAAGAGTGTTGAAGGCTGCTGCTTCGCCAAACAAAACGGTCATAATAACGACATTAAATGAAGCATGGGCAGCACCAAACTCTGTTCTTGATCTTTTCCTTCATAGCTTTAAAAGTGGAGATGGGACTCGTAAGCTCTTGAATCATTTGGTGATTATTGCCCTAGATCAGAAGGCTTTTTTTCGTTGCTTGGATTTACACTCCCACTGTTTTGCACTTGGTACTGAAGGGATGGATTTATCTAAAGAGGCCTATTTCATGACTCCTGATTACTTGAAGATGATGTGGAAAAGGATTGATTTCCTGCGCTATGTTCTAGAGCTCGGCTACAACTTTATTTTTACG GATGCTGATATCATGTGGTTTAGAGATCCATTTCCACATTTATATATGGACGCTGATTTCCAGATTGCTTGTGATCATTATTCTGGCGACTCAGTTGACGTTGATAGAAATAAACCCAATGGTGGGTTTAGTTTTGTCAGGTCTAACACCCGCACCATAGAGTTTTACAAGTACTGGTACTCCGCCCAAGAAACATATCCAGGATTGCATGATCAGGATGTCCTAAATCGTATCAAGTATGATTCTTTCatcactgatattggactgAAGATACGGTTCCTAAACACCAATTACTTTGGGGGATTTTGTGAGCCTAGTAAAGATTTAAACCAAGTTTGCACAATGCATGCCAACTGTTGTTTTGGGTTGGAAAGCAAACTTCATGATCTGCGAATCTTGCTCCAGGACTGGAGGCGGTTCATGTCCTTGCCTCCTATGTTGAAAAGATCGTCTATATTATCTTGGCGGGTTCCTCAAAATTGCAG TTTAGTCTCCCTTCGCCACTTAAACACGTCAAAAAAGGACCCAGATGAAGGATAG
- the LOC108204976 gene encoding uncharacterized protein LOC108204976 isoform X2, whose amino-acid sequence MYDRADKGKQPMHPNQSLWMSHWSAVQEQNQISTLVHDNGMNQLHVQKGKEVTSYMSRSSEKRTEVQAIDFGILHGNQAMSSRKERDYRLDSLDSSTVNLSQNRHHTLNTEQVPPLLSLAPPGTETSYMESHIQQKTILQCPSDLVKSQMVLSSSLAFPESLAENLSGTASHVSSRLYDLGEGRLENRSNSKTPSFVCSVEENGNHVRSILPSKRKLSDTNIRTVAKHEKCSNHCAAGFVSDDLCMKNNHPPSFCEERYKRMHNCSDFRKFVHFLSRKILIHICGRKIKDLGIQDFLLCRKMCPSNVTAFPSFLVLVSREYSSSSCPHQIVKGNIIFMMSMLLKFFQRINHQLKLTQYLGKRLTRDIFQDGKANTDRQCHDHATSTTGEEVQPRKRPIPEIPDMNLELPAEPDEASVVDNAEASTSRTRSLDIDYEPDTSSRWIKRLKISDSSSHSIGTKSLSLDEATSDKNQNQFVSNGLRGEKANSNPVPLSAGKELMVLTQKTNPPRTGSSCLNDNFDGTDGTKQLHSWIQRWQKNPATAHEKQPEPVVVCDPQSSKVSLEELQRKPFASIAAMALLGKGWSGLKCQYRNVGPLTLWDSKDM is encoded by the exons ATGTATGATCGTGCCGATAAAGGTAAGCAGCCAATGCATCCTAATCAATCTCTGTGGATGTCCCATTGGTCGGCAGTTCAGGAGCAGAATCAAATTTCTACTTTGGTTCACGACAACGGTATGAACCAGTTGCATGTGCAGAAGGGAAAGGAGGTCACATCTTACATGTCTAGATCTTCTGAAAAACGTACAGAGGTACAAGCCATAGATTTTGGAATATTGCATGGTAACCAGGCAATGAGttcaagaaaagagagagattATAGACTGGACTCactagactcttcaacagtcaATCTTTCTCAAAATAGGCACCATACTTTGAACACTGAACAAGTACCCCCGCTTCTTTCATTAGCTCCTCCAGGAACTGAAACTTCATATATGGAATCACATATTCAGCAAAAAACTATTTTACAATGTCCTAGTGACCTGGTGAAGTCTCAAATGGTTTTGAGTAGCAGCTTAGCTTTCCCTGAGTCTTTGGCGGAGAACTTGAGTGGCACTGCGTCTCATGTTTCATCCCGATTATATGATCTAGGAGAAGGAAGACTTGAAAATAGAAGCAATTCTAAAACACCGTCCTTCGTTTGTAGTGTCGAAGAAAATGGTAACCATGTTAGATCCATACTGCCGTCAAAAAGAAAGTTATCAGATACTAACATCAGGACAGTTGCAAAACATGAGAAGTGCAGTAATCATTGTGCTGCTGGATTTGTGTCTG ATGATCTCTGTATGAAAAATAATCATCCACCATCCTTTTGTGAAGAACGGTACAAGAGAATGCATAATTGTTCTG ATTTCAGGAAATTCGTACATTTCTTGTCACGGAAAATACTGATTCATATTTGCGGAAGGAAAATCAAAGATTTAGGGATCCAGGACTTCTTGCTCTGCAGGAAAATGTGCCCATCAAATGTTACAGCTTTCCCCAGCTTTTTGGTCCTGGTAAGCAGGGAGTACAGCTCCAGCAGCTGTCCTCATCAGATAGTGAAGGGAAATATAATCTTCATGATGTCAATGCTACTGAAGTTCTTTCAAAGAATAAATCATCAGCTGAAGCTGACACAATATTTGGGAAAAAGATTAACAAGAGACATCTTTCAG GATGGCAAGGCAAACACAGATAGACAGTGTCATGATCATGCCACTTCAACAACTGGAGAAGAAGTTCAACCTCGCAAACGTCCTATACCTGAAATACCGGATATGAACTTAGAGCTACCTGCCGAGCCAGATGAAGCAAGTGTAGTGGACAATGCTGAAGCAAGCACATCAAGAACTCGAAGTTTGGACATAGATTATGAGCCAGATACAAGTAGCAGATGGATTAAGCGTCTTAAGATAAGTGATTCATCTAGCCATTCTATTGGTACAAAGAGCTTGAGCTTGGACGAAGCCACATCTGATAAAAATCAAAACCAATTTGTTAGCAATGGTCTGAGAGGTGAAAAAGCCAACTCAAATCCGGTGCCTTTATCTGCTGGTAAAGAACTAATGGTTCTAACTCAGAAAACAAATCCACCAAGAACCGGCAGTTCCTGTTTAAATGATAATTTTGATGGAACAGACGGCACAAAACAGTTGCATTCTTGGATTCAGAGGTGGCAAAAAAATCCAGCTACAGCTCATGAGAAGCAGCCTGAGCCAGTTGTAGTATGTGACCCACAGAGTTCCAAGGTAAGTCTAGAGGAGTTACAGAGGAAGCCGTTTGCGAGCATAGCTGCAATGGCCCTTTTGGGGAAGGGATGGAGTGGCCTAAAATGCCAGTATCGAAATGTTGGTCCACTTACATTATGGGATTCCAAGGATATGTAA
- the LOC108199833 gene encoding putative polyol transporter 2 codes for MPTPNYQPLDDSGSAADYFSRMAGDDHDVSGGRKKNKYAFACAILASMTSVLLGYDTGVMSGAAMYIKRDLHFTDVQIEVIVGIINIYSLLGSAAAGKTSDLIGRRYTMVLAGIIFFLGAILMGLATNFVFLMVGRFVAGIGVGYAMMIAPVYTTEVAPASYRGFLTSFPEVFINSGVLLGYVSNYAFAKLPLWLGWRMMLGIGAIPSVALAIGVLYMPESPRWLVLRGRLGDARCVLEKTSDSKEEGRERLLDIQVAAGIPEDCTDDIVPVSDKNSGQGAWKELLISPTPAVRHASITGIGIHFFQQASGIDAVVLYSPRIFEQAGIKGSDQQLLCTVAVGFCKTIFILISTFLLDKIGRRPLMLTSMGGMVIFLLMLAVSLTVINNTDHTVEWAVALAVIGVLGFVSIFSSGMGPIAWVYSSEVFPMRLRALGCSIGVAVNRGVSGVIGMTFISIYKAMTIGGTFFMFAGIAAIGWLFMFTLFPETHGRKLEEIEQLFGTYFHWRSTLRELKQKEARALEAQDA; via the exons ATGCCTACACCCAATTATCAACCTCTGGACGACTCTGGCTCAGCTGCTGATTATTTTTCGAGGATGGCTGGAGACGATCACGACGTTTCTGGTGGCCGCAAGAAAAACAAGTATGCCTTTGCTTGTGCCATTTTAGCTTCAATGACTTCTGTCTTGCTTGGCTATG ATACTGGAGTCATGAGTGGAGCCGCTATGTACATCAAGAGGGATCTGCATTTCACCGATGTCCAGATCGAGGTTATTGTCGGAATCATCAACATTTATTCTCTGCTTGGCTCTGCAGCTGCTGGAAAAACATCTGATCTGATTGGCAGGCGTTACACTATGGTATTAGCgggaattatattttttttaggtGCTATACTTATGGGATTGGCTACGAACTTTGTGTTTCTTATGGTTGGGCGGTTTGTCGCGGGAATTGGAGTAGGTTATGCCATGATGATTGCTCCGGTGTACACCACCGAGGTTGCTCCAGCCTCATACCGTGGTTTTCTCACGTCGTTCCCTGAAGTTTTTATAAACAGCG GTGTGTTGCTTGGGTACGTTTCCAATTATGCATTCGCCAAACTACCGCTTTGGTTAGGTTGGCGAATGATGCTTGGAATTGGAGCCATTCCTTCGGTTGCCTTGGCTATCGGTGTTCTGTACATGCCCGAGTCACCACGTTGGCTCGTCCTGAGAGGCCGACTTGGTGACGCTAGATGTGTACTTGAAAAAACTTCAGACAGCAAAGAAGAAGGGCGTGAGAGATTACTTGATATCCAAGTGGCTGCAGGCATTCCTGAAGATTGTACCGATGACATTGTCCCTGTATCGGACAAAAATTCGGGCCAAGGGGCGTGGAAAGAGCTGCTGATTAGTCCTACACCAGCTGTTCGCCACGCTTCAATCACTGGAATCGGCATTCATTTTTTCCAACAAGCGAGTGGCATAGACGCTGTTGTTTTATATAGTCCGCGAATCTTTGAACAAGCTGGAATAAAAGGTTCTGATCAGCAACTACTTTGCACTGTTGCCGTGGGATTCTGCAAAACCATATTCATTCTGATTTCGACGTTTTTGCTAGACAAGATTGGACGACGCCCTCTGATGCTCACAAGTATGGGAGGAATGGTTATTTTTCTGTTAATGTTAGCCGTGTCCTTAACCGTCATCAACAACACAGATCATACTGTGGAATGGGCTGTGGCGTTGGCAGTCATCGGGGTGTTAGGTTTTGTATCGATATTTTCTAGTGGAATGGGACCGATAGCCTGGGTGTACAGCTCGGAGGTGTTCCCAATGAGGCTCAGGGCCCTGGGCTGTAGCATCGGAGTGGCTGTTAATCGCGGTGTAAGTGGCGTGATTGGAATGACATTTATTTCTATTTACAAGGCCATGACGATTGGTGGTACATTTTTTATGTTCGCTGGAATTGCAGCTATAGGGTGGTTGTTTATGTTTACATTGTTTCCGGAAACACATGGGAGAAAACTGGAGGAGATTGAACAACTGTTCGGGACTTATTTTCATTGGAGATCAACGTTGAGGGAGTTGAAGCAAAAGGAAGCCCGGGCCCTGGAGGCTCAGGATGCTTGA
- the LOC108205401 gene encoding phenylcoumaran benzylic ether reductase Pyrc5 — MATKILIVGGTGYIGKFIVEASAKAGHPTFVLVREATLTSPDKSQLIDSFKSLGVTFVHGDLYDHGSLVKAIKQVDVVISTLGHGQLADQDKLLAAIVEAGNVKRFFPSEFGQDVDRVNAVEPAKSAFAAKAQFRRTVEAAGVPFTYVACNFFAGYFLPTLAQAGAAAPPRDKAVILGDGIPKVAFNKEEDIATYTIKAVDDPRTLNKILYVRPPHNTLSFNELLSVWEKKIGKTLEKIYVPEEQVLKSIQESPVPINVLLSISHSAFVKGDQTSFEIEPSFGVEASALYPDVKYTTVDEYLNQFV, encoded by the exons ATGGCAACCAAGATTCTGATCGTCGGAGGCACGGGATACATCGGAAAGTTCATCGTCGAGGCTAGCGCAAAGGCTGGACATCCCACGTTTGTGCTCGTGAGGGAAGCTACTCTAACTAGCCCTGATAAATCGCAACTCATCGATAGCTTCAAGTCTTTGGGCGTTACTTTTGTCCAT GGAGATCTGTATGATCATGGGAGTTTGGTGAAGGCGATAAAGCAGGTGGATGTGGTGATTTCAACACTAGGTCACGGCCAGTTGGCTGATCAAGATAAGCTTCTTGCTGCTATAGTAGAAGCCGGTAACGTTAAG AGATTCTTTCCATCTGAGTTCGGGCAAGATGTGGATAGAGTGAATGCTGTTGAACCAGCAAAGTCAGCATTTGCTGCCAAGGCACAATTCCGCAGAACTGTTGAGGCTGCAGGAGTTCCATTTACTTATGTTGCTTGCAACTTTTTTGCTGGCTACTTTCTTCCAACTCTGGCCCAGGCTGGAGCCGCAGCTCCTCCAAGAGATAAAGCAGTCATATTAGGCGACGGGATTCCAAAAG TGGCATTTAACAAGGAAGAAGACATTGCAACCTACACTATAAAAGCTGTGGATGACCCGAGGACCTTGAACAAAATTCTCTATGTAAGGCCTCCTCACAACACACTTTCTTTCAATGAGCTTCTGTCTGTGTGGGAGAAAAAGATAGGCAAAACTCTTGAGAAGATTTATGTTCCAGAAGAGCAAGTCCTGAAGAGCATTCAAG AATCCCCTGTTCCGATCAATGTGCTGCTATCTATCAGTCATTCTGCATTTGTGAAGGGAGATCAGACCAGCTTTGAGATTGAACCTTCATTCGGTGTGGAGGCTTCAGCACTTTATCCTGATGTCAAATACACAACTGTGGACGAGTATCTCAACCAATTTGTCTAA
- the LOC108204428 gene encoding uncharacterized protein LOC108204428, which yields MGKVKGKHRLDKYYHLAKEHGYRSRAAWKLVQLDAKFTFLRSSRSVLDLCAAPGGWMQVAVERVPVGSLVIGVDLDPIRPIRGAIGIQEDITQSKCRASIKRLLSENGSRAFDLVLHDGSPNVGGAWAKEATSQNALVIDSVKLATEFLAPKGTFITKVFRSQDYTAVLYCLRQLFEKVEVDKPSASRSASAEIYVVAFKYKAPAKIDPRLLDFKHLFQGGKEPAKVIDVLRTTKAKRHRDGYEDGATILRKVCSASDFVWSDAPLDILGSVTSISFDGSECSPIKEHALTTEEVKSLCDDLRVLGKQDFKYLLKWRMNIRKALSPSKAAVAATTKVDSESKTDEDEAEDEDQKVLNEMEEMTYAMDRKKKRAKKVLSKRRAKDKARKATGMQVDVMEDGYTDHDLFSLSSIKGKRDLVAVEDTENEEEINKVVDSDDEDTGAAGQDDSQSDLDSDEERKRYDEQLEDFLDQAYERFVARKEGSTKQRKRLRQNYAKDGESLEDGDDDNVVHSDQDSDNERPAQEANPLVVPLDGDEATQEEIAAKWFSQDVFADEDEHEDMDKDDSEDELEVVRPVKKPPSPEKGTKKTTQQTQASKTKDDFEIVPAPETDSSDDSSSDESEEDVETKAEILAMAKKMLRKKTRETMLDDAYNKYMFHDDGLPKWFVDEEKKHSQPIKPVTKEEVAAMRAQFKEIDARPAKKVAQAKARKKRVAMRTLEKVRKKANSISDLPDINERSKTKMIDQLYKKAAPKRPKRELVVAKKGVQVKAGKGKLLVDRRMKKDARAVKAASKKGKGKGKNSKDNKGKKPGKEFSAKGGKAGNKRR from the exons atgGGGAAAGTGAAAGGAAAGCACAGGTTAGACAAATACTACCACCTCGCCAAAGAACACGGCTACCGTTCCCGTGCCGCCTGGAAGCTCGTTCAGCTTGACGCCAAATTCACCTTCCTCCGCTCTTCTCGCTCCGTCCTCGATCTCTGCGCCGCCCCCGGTGGATGGATGCAAGTCGCCGTCGAGCGTGTCCCCGTCGGCAGTCTCGTCATCGGCGTCGACCTTGACCCGATCCGACCCATTCGCGGGGCCATTGGGATTCAAGAAGATATTACGCAGTCCAAATGTAGGGCTAGTATTAAGAGGCTTTTGAGTGAGAATGGGTCTAGGGCTTTTGACTTGGTTTTACATGATGGCTCGCCTAATGTTGGTGGTGCTTGGGCTAAAGAAGCTACTAGCCAGAATGCGCTTGTTATCGATTCCGTTAAGCTGGCTACCGAGTTCTTGGCTCCCAAAGGGACTTTTATTACCAAA GTCTTCAGGTCTCAGGACTATACCGCAGTCCTTTACTGTCTTAGACAG TTGTTTGAGAAGGTTGAAGTGGACAAACCGTCCGCTAGTCGTTCAGCATCCGCAGAAATATATGTCGTAGCCTTTAAGTATAAGGCCCCCGCCAAAATTGATCCTCGCCTACTGGATTTTAAGCACTTATTCCAGGGAGGTAAAGAACCTGCAAAG GTTATTGACGTACTTAGAACAACAAAGGCAAAACGACACCGTGATGG GTATGAAGATGGGGCTACAATTCTAAGGAAGGTCTGCTCAGCTTCAGATTTTGTTTGGTCTGATGCTCCCCTTGATATACTTGGTTCAGTGACATCCATTAGTTTTGATGGGTCTGAGTGTTCTCCTATAAAGGAACACGCTTTAACAACTGAAGAG GTTAAATCTTTATGTGATGATTTGCGTGTTTTAGGGAAACAAGACTTCAAATATCTTCTAAA ATGGCGAATGAATATTAGAAAGGCATTATCCCCGTCAAAGGCTGCGGTTGCTGCAACCACAAAGGTTGATAGTGAGTCTAAAACTGATGAAGATGAAGCTGAAGACGAAGACCAGAAGGTTCTTAATGAAATGGAGGAAATGACATATGCAATGGACCGAAAAAAGAAACGAGCAAAGAAAGTACTTTCAAAAAGACGTGCTAAG GACAAAGCAAGGAAGGCAACTGGCATGCAAGTAGATGTAATGGAGGATGGTTATACTGATCATGATTTATTCTCTTTATCGTCCATCAAG GGTAAAAGAGATCTAGTAGCAGTAGAAGATACTGAAAATGAGGAAGAAATTAATAAAGTAGTggatagtgatgatgaagatacaGGTGCAGCAGGTCAAGATGATTCTCAAAGTGATCTGGACTCTGATGAAGAGCGTAAAAG ATATGATGAGCAATTGGAAGACTTTCTTGATCAAGCTTATGAGCGATTTGTGGCTAGAAAAGAAGGAAGTACTAAACAGAGGAAGCGTCTAAGACAAAACTATGCCAAGGATGGTGAATCTTTGGAG GACGGGGATGATGATAATGTGGTCCATTCTGATCAAGATTCTGACAATGAACGGCCTGCTCAAGAAGCAAATCCGCTTGTGGTTCCCCTTGATGGAGATGAGGCCACTCAAGAGGAGATTGCTGCCAAGTGGTTTAGCCAGGATGTTTTTGCTGATGAGGATGAACATGAAGATATGGACAAGGATGATAGTGAAGATGAATTGGAAGTGGTTAGACCTGTAAAGAAACCCCCATCTCCTGAAAAAGGGACCAAGAAAACTACGCAACAAACTCAAGCTTCAAAAACCAAAGATGATTTTGAGATAGTCCCAGCCCCAGAAACAGATTCGAGTGATGACTCATCCTCAGATGAATCAGAGGAGGATGTGGAGACGAAGGCCGAGATATTGGCCATGGCAAAGAAGATGCTGAGgaaaaaaacaagagaaactATGCTTGATGATGCATATAACAAGTACATGTTTCATGATGACGGGCTGCCTAAGTGGTTTGTGGATGAAGAAAAAAAGCACTCACAGCCAATAAAGCCTGTAACTAAAGAAGAAGTTGCTGCTATGAGAGCACAATTTAAAGAAATTGATGCTAGGCCTGCTAAGAAAGTTGCTCAAGCTAAAGCTAGGAAGAAGCGGGTGGCCATGCGTACTCTTGAGAAGGTGCGCAAGAAGGCAAACTCTATATCTGATCTGCCAGATATTAATGAACGTTCCAAGACAAAGATGATAGACCAACTTTACAAGAAGGCAGCGCCGAAGAGGCCCAAAAGGGAATTAGTGGTAGCAAAGAAAGGGGTACAAGTCAAGGCTGGCAAGGGGAAATTACTTGTTGATAGAAGAATGAAAAAGGATGCGAGAGCTGTCAAAGCAGCAAGTAAGAAAGGGAAAGGAAAGGGAAAGAACTCCAAGGATAATAAAGGTAAAAAGCCTGGAAAAGAATTTTCAGCCAAAGGAGGTAAAGCTGGGAACAAAAGGAGGTAA